A region from the Bacteroidota bacterium genome encodes:
- a CDS encoding methyltransferase domain-containing protein, with the protein MVWFAGMLALVVATGRMEFVNAPYLQGFGWIAGLYLLAFLGYAMILRAPENRSIFRMAIALGIILRVGLVFCYPNLSDDYYRYIWDGRLWVEGVNPMDMLPSEWMAKLGPDQVGDWQFLFDHLNSKQYYTVYPPVLQGVFAMAARISGGDVYLAVVVLKSFILLAEIGSIWIMTKLTKRLNLPRKAVLVYALNPMVVLELIGNCHFEALMIFFVLAAMWLLMKWGILPAAPLLALAIGTKLLPVLIFPFLIRRMGWWRTLAFGLVTLACCLPMFWWMLDGDRLAHFQESLRLYFHSFEFNGGPYYAVRSVLGYWANRILPWLMLGLILVSAWRERNRVWTGLPAAMMLALTLYQLHSPVIHPWYITPLIAMAALSPYRYPVVWSFFLPLTYVAYFMPGEVRESGLLMLVEYGVLFAYVAYEWIFRRQRLTLTEWILRSNFLRRQAQKSIPARLKIKQARISKHLQKGERILDIGTGNGGLCRALRLEGLEIQPLDVANLSYFPEVQAKIYDGNTFPFPEKSFDTSLMITMLHHTPDPGKIIREAIRVSKGRLVIMEDIYRNKLQQQLTYFTDSLVNLEFEGHPHTNKTDAEWQALFKDLDLKLVYREEFRTLVFFTQVIYVLELADRSDDWVATANKQV; encoded by the coding sequence ATGGTCTGGTTTGCAGGAATGTTGGCCTTGGTTGTTGCGACGGGCCGGATGGAATTTGTCAATGCCCCTTATTTGCAAGGATTTGGATGGATCGCGGGCCTCTACCTGCTCGCCTTCCTTGGATATGCCATGATCCTGCGTGCGCCCGAAAACCGAAGTATTTTTCGGATGGCGATCGCGCTTGGCATCATTTTGCGGGTCGGATTGGTCTTTTGTTATCCCAACCTCAGCGACGATTATTACCGCTACATCTGGGACGGCCGCCTTTGGGTGGAGGGGGTGAATCCGATGGACATGTTGCCAAGCGAATGGATGGCCAAACTCGGTCCAGATCAGGTGGGCGATTGGCAATTCCTTTTTGATCACCTGAATTCGAAGCAGTACTACACCGTCTATCCACCTGTTTTGCAGGGCGTGTTTGCCATGGCTGCGAGGATTTCCGGAGGTGATGTTTACTTGGCGGTGGTTGTGCTGAAGTCCTTCATCTTGCTGGCGGAAATCGGTTCCATCTGGATCATGACGAAGTTGACCAAGCGGCTGAACCTGCCTCGAAAGGCGGTGTTGGTGTATGCGCTCAATCCCATGGTCGTGCTGGAACTGATCGGCAATTGCCATTTTGAGGCGCTGATGATATTTTTTGTGTTGGCAGCGATGTGGCTGCTGATGAAATGGGGCATCCTGCCTGCTGCGCCACTGCTCGCCTTGGCGATCGGTACCAAATTGCTGCCCGTCCTGATTTTCCCCTTTTTGATTCGGCGAATGGGTTGGTGGCGAACCCTTGCCTTTGGATTGGTGACTTTGGCCTGCTGCCTGCCGATGTTTTGGTGGATGCTGGATGGGGACCGTTTGGCGCATTTCCAGGAGAGTCTGCGGTTGTATTTCCATTCCTTCGAATTCAATGGCGGGCCTTATTACGCCGTGCGCAGCGTTTTGGGCTACTGGGCGAATCGCATTTTGCCTTGGCTGATGCTGGGATTGATCCTTGTGTCTGCTTGGCGGGAACGCAACCGGGTTTGGACCGGCTTGCCGGCGGCGATGATGTTGGCCTTGACCTTGTATCAGTTGCATTCGCCGGTGATTCATCCTTGGTACATAACGCCTTTGATTGCGATGGCCGCGTTGAGTCCATACCGCTATCCGGTGGTCTGGTCATTTTTTCTGCCGCTCACCTACGTAGCCTATTTTATGCCGGGTGAGGTGCGTGAATCGGGCTTGTTGATGCTGGTCGAATACGGTGTTTTGTTTGCATACGTCGCCTACGAATGGATTTTCAGGCGGCAGCGCCTCACCCTGACCGAATGGATTTTGCGCAGCAATTTCCTTCGTAGACAGGCTCAAAAGAGTATTCCTGCACGACTCAAGATCAAGCAGGCACGCATTTCGAAGCATCTCCAAAAGGGCGAACGCATCCTCGACATCGGCACCGGAAACGGGGGGCTTTGCCGCGCCTTGCGGCTGGAGGGACTGGAAATCCAACCGCTGGATGTCGCCAATCTGAGCTATTTCCCCGAGGTGCAAGCCAAGATTTACGACGGAAACACTTTTCCTTTTCCAGAGAAGTCATTCGATACAAGCTTGATGATCACGATGCTGCATCATACGCCTGATCCTGGGAAAATCATCCGCGAGGCCATCAGGGTATCCAAGGGACGTTTGGTGATCATGGAAGACATCTACCGCAACAAGCTGCAGCAACAGTTGACCTACTTCACGGATTCCTTGGTGAATCTGGAATTCGAAGGGCATCCCCACACCAATAAAACCGATGCAGAATGGCAGGCGCTCTTCAAGGACCTCGACCTGAAGCTG
- a CDS encoding glycosyltransferase family 2 protein, which translates to MNPNILVIIPAFNEAESIGKVVGDIPKGLVREVVVVNNSSTDATETNAKAAGATVLRETRRGYGFACLCGIAYANAKQGAERPDIIVFIDGDYSDHPEQLPELLRPILEEGYDMVIGSRALGARERGSMTPQQVFGNWLATTLIRLFYRTRYTDLGPFRVIKMDKLLALEMKDQTYGWTVEMQLKAAKKKFKTTEVPVNYRRRIGVSKVSGTVKGTILAGYKILYTIFRYL; encoded by the coding sequence GTGAATCCAAACATCTTGGTGATTATTCCCGCATTCAATGAGGCGGAGTCGATAGGAAAGGTCGTGGGAGACATCCCCAAGGGATTGGTGAGGGAAGTGGTGGTCGTGAACAACAGTTCGACGGACGCCACGGAAACCAATGCCAAAGCCGCTGGTGCCACGGTATTGCGTGAAACTCGGCGCGGCTATGGATTTGCTTGTCTTTGCGGGATTGCCTATGCGAATGCCAAGCAGGGTGCTGAACGTCCGGATATCATCGTGTTCATTGACGGGGACTACAGCGACCATCCGGAACAATTGCCGGAATTATTGCGGCCGATACTGGAAGAGGGCTATGACATGGTCATCGGTTCACGGGCCTTGGGCGCGCGTGAACGGGGCTCTATGACGCCTCAGCAAGTTTTTGGAAACTGGTTGGCAACCACGTTGATTCGCCTGTTTTACCGCACGCGGTACACTGACCTTGGGCCATTCCGCGTAATCAAGATGGATAAACTGTTGGCTTTGGAGATGAAGGATCAGACCTACGGCTGGACGGTGGAAATGCAACTCAAGGCCGCCAAAAAGAAATTTAAGACAACGGAAGTGCCTGTAAATTACCGTCGTAGGATCGGAGTTTCCAAGGTTTCGGGGACAGTGAAGGGAACGATCCTGGCAGGGTATAAGATTCTTTACACCATTTTTAGATATTTGTAG
- a CDS encoding 4Fe-4S binding protein — MGHVTNQWFVYGFIYTVAVVVMGFRFILKYRHSKYQIVRTLCVAFFQLVIAFALPTVFEVLNEKQRVQFEPAVASYLPVYQGYESAKNEYYAVKDSVDKGVNTALYSPMLAGLEQRYNAAKEQTLEAQGPMLAKRPQVTAHYFSYFWPLGYDRLTPSTIEYYTGVEPFDGVHVPSSDGKYLTTQAGFGTFGWIAIGFGIFMSFVGVVVLTYFFGKRWYCSFVCGCGGLAETAGDPFRQQSDKSLKAWRIERWSIYSVLGLITLVTVLLLVDWKLHFLGEGLKGNLKSGYGFLIGSCFAGVVGTGFYPILGSRVWCRFGCPQAAILGIIQKYFSRFRITTNGGQCISCGNCSTYCEMGIDVKSYAQRGENIVRASCVGCGVCSSVCPRGVLNLENGPTDSRYNGLEPISISAGEIQIKG, encoded by the coding sequence ATGGGCCATGTGACCAATCAATGGTTTGTCTACGGCTTCATTTACACGGTTGCCGTGGTCGTGATGGGTTTCCGTTTTATCCTGAAATATCGGCACAGCAAATACCAAATCGTGCGTACACTTTGCGTGGCCTTCTTTCAGTTGGTCATCGCATTTGCGTTGCCGACGGTTTTTGAGGTGTTGAATGAAAAGCAACGCGTTCAATTTGAGCCGGCAGTTGCTTCCTATTTGCCTGTCTATCAGGGCTACGAATCAGCCAAGAACGAGTACTACGCTGTGAAGGACAGCGTCGACAAAGGTGTGAACACCGCGCTTTACAGCCCGATGCTGGCAGGTTTGGAACAACGGTACAACGCCGCCAAGGAGCAAACTTTGGAGGCTCAAGGACCGATGCTCGCCAAACGTCCGCAGGTGACTGCGCATTATTTCAGCTATTTCTGGCCATTGGGATATGACCGATTGACGCCGAGTACGATAGAATACTACACAGGCGTCGAGCCATTTGATGGTGTGCACGTGCCGAGCAGCGATGGCAAATACTTGACCACACAAGCTGGATTTGGCACATTCGGATGGATTGCGATCGGCTTCGGCATCTTCATGAGCTTTGTCGGGGTGGTTGTGCTGACCTATTTCTTTGGGAAACGTTGGTATTGCTCATTCGTCTGCGGTTGTGGCGGTTTGGCCGAAACGGCAGGCGACCCCTTCCGGCAGCAGAGCGACAAGTCACTCAAGGCCTGGCGCATCGAGCGCTGGTCGATTTATTCGGTTTTGGGCCTCATCACCTTGGTGACGGTACTGCTGTTGGTCGACTGGAAATTGCATTTCCTTGGTGAAGGCTTGAAGGGAAACCTTAAAAGCGGATACGGTTTCCTCATCGGATCCTGCTTTGCAGGGGTCGTTGGGACCGGGTTCTATCCGATCTTGGGTTCGCGCGTTTGGTGCCGTTTCGGATGCCCGCAAGCGGCCATTTTGGGGATTATCCAGAAATACTTTTCCCGTTTCCGTATCACCACCAATGGCGGTCAGTGCATCTCTTGCGGCAATTGCAGCACCTATTGTGAGATGGGGATCGACGTCAAGTCCTATGCACAACGTGGCGAAAACATTGTGCGTGCTTCCTGCGTCGGCTGCGGCGTGTGCAGCAGCGTTTGCCCACGTGGTGTTTTGAATCTGGAGAATGGTCCAACCGATTCCCGCTACAACGGTTTGGAACCAATTTCGATCTCCGCAGGCGAAATTCAGATCAAGGGTTGA
- a CDS encoding glycosyltransferase — MGIAILVLYFVALTFILMYSGVQVHLAILYTRFQKREKMAHEALPAMPVGKPWPMVTVQLPIFNEMYVVERLIDSIAAFDYPADRLEVQVLDDSTDETVQITAKKVAEWKAKGLDIVHVHRSNRQGFKAGALKEGMEKAKGEFIAIFDADFLPHPNFLKTTIPHFHDPKIGVVQTRWEHINRNYSILTKLQAFALDAHFSVEQQGRNSMGYFINFNGTAGVWRRSTIDDAGGWQSDTLTEDLDLSYRAQLKGWRFKFLENLDSPAELPAAMGAVKSQQFRWTKGAAETARKNLGKVLMAKLPFGTKVHATFHLLNSMLFICIVLNAVLSVPLVFYNETNPIVAGLMQYASIFSMSLLALILFFWVSRRNRLGGRGIKGFLRFVVTFPVFWCVTMGLSLHNAIATMEGYIGRKTPFIRTPKFALTDGKDDWKTRTKYISRRISPITVLEGLMLLYIGFGIGMEFWYGSYGMLPFHILLIFGYGLVFYFSVRHSLRATH; from the coding sequence ATGGGTATTGCCATCCTGGTACTTTACTTTGTAGCGCTGACATTTATCTTGATGTACAGTGGCGTACAGGTACATTTGGCCATTTTATATACGCGTTTCCAAAAACGTGAAAAAATGGCCCATGAAGCATTGCCTGCCATGCCGGTTGGTAAACCTTGGCCGATGGTGACGGTGCAACTGCCCATTTTTAACGAAATGTATGTCGTCGAGCGGCTCATCGATTCCATTGCCGCCTTTGACTATCCTGCGGATCGTCTGGAGGTGCAGGTACTCGACGATTCGACCGACGAAACTGTTCAAATCACCGCCAAAAAGGTCGCCGAATGGAAAGCCAAGGGGCTCGACATCGTTCATGTGCACCGCAGCAACCGCCAAGGCTTCAAGGCGGGCGCCCTCAAAGAGGGAATGGAAAAGGCCAAAGGCGAATTCATCGCGATTTTTGACGCCGATTTTCTTCCCCATCCCAATTTTTTGAAGACCACGATTCCGCATTTTCACGATCCCAAAATCGGGGTGGTGCAAACGCGCTGGGAGCATATCAACCGCAACTATTCGATCCTCACGAAACTGCAGGCCTTCGCTTTGGATGCACACTTTTCGGTGGAGCAGCAGGGGCGCAACTCGATGGGCTATTTCATCAATTTCAACGGGACGGCCGGCGTTTGGCGACGTTCGACGATTGACGATGCCGGTGGCTGGCAGAGCGATACCTTGACCGAGGATCTTGATCTGAGCTACCGTGCGCAGTTGAAGGGCTGGCGTTTCAAGTTTTTGGAGAATCTCGATTCCCCGGCCGAGCTTCCCGCGGCTATGGGCGCTGTGAAAAGTCAACAATTTCGCTGGACCAAAGGTGCAGCGGAGACGGCAAGGAAGAATCTGGGTAAGGTTTTGATGGCAAAACTGCCATTCGGCACCAAGGTGCATGCGACCTTTCACTTGCTCAACAGCATGCTGTTCATCTGCATCGTCTTGAATGCGGTGCTCAGTGTGCCACTCGTGTTTTACAACGAAACGAATCCGATCGTCGCTGGCTTGATGCAGTATGCCTCGATCTTCTCGATGTCATTGCTGGCCTTGATCCTGTTTTTCTGGGTCTCGCGACGCAATCGGCTCGGAGGCCGGGGAATCAAGGGCTTCCTGCGCTTTGTGGTGACATTTCCGGTTTTCTGGTGTGTGACCATGGGTTTGAGCTTGCACAATGCCATCGCGACCATGGAAGGTTATATCGGCCGCAAGACGCCCTTCATCCGAACGCCAAAATTCGCCCTGACTGACGGGAAAGATGACTGGAAAACCCGCACCAAATACATCAGCCGCCGCATTTCGCCGATTACCGTTTTGGAAGGCTTGATGCTGTTGTATATCGGTTTTGGCATCGGAATGGAATTCTGGTACGGAAGCTACGGTATGTTGCCCTTCCATATCCTCCTGATTTTCGGGTATGGGCTTGTTTTTTATTTTTCGGTGCGGCACAGCCTGAGGGCCACACACTAG